The genomic interval CACTACCACTGTATAACTGACTAATTGTTACTGTAGTAGGTGTTTTTTCTGTACTTGTTGTTTGTGTACTTGTTTGGGTGTTTGTAGGTTGAGTCGTTGTTGTCGTAGTGTTTGTACTTGTTGTTTTATCGGGACTAGCCATTCCAGCTAATACTACAATTGCTATAAGCCCTATGCAACAAAGTCCTGCAACGATAATACCTACCTTTGCACCACTACCTCGTTTACTCCACCATGCACCGATTCCACCAGTTTTTGATGGTTTACTAGTAGATTCTGGTAATTCTTCACCGCAGTTCTGGCAGAATCCTGATGAATCTGCGTTTTTCGTGTTACATTTTGGGCAAATCTTTGTCATTTAATCGCTCCTATTTTTTTAATAATAAAAAAACATCAACCGCTGATTATTATCCATTTTATTGCTTTGACTATAATTGCGAGGCCTATGCCTCCTATTAATCCCGTTAATAATCTTAACCCATTATTACTCAATCTTAATCCAATTAATTGTGTAAAACCATCTAAAAATGAGGGAATTAACATTATTATTGCGATAAAAATTAAATAAACAGTATAATCTACGTAAACAAAGTAAGCTAAGATAAAATAGGAAAATGCCCCTATATAGAATCCTGTACATCGAGAACAAACAGGAAAATAATGGCCCCTAATTTTAAAGGTTCTTTCAGGGATTCTGTGGCATATTAAATTTGAAAATTTAAATTCTTCATTTTTTAAGTCGTGTTTCATAGGCCCCCGCCCAATTTTTGTCTGATAACAATTTTCCAATTAAACAACAATATGATGTAAGTATACTTAAATGTTACTTTTGGATAATACCAAATATTTAAAATTAAATTAAATTAATTTTAATTTCCTTTAATTAACTAAAATCAATGATTTATCTTTTTAAGTGTTATTTAGGGTTTTTTAGACTAATCTAACATGATATACCATTTGGAAAGTTTTAAAGCTAGGTATGATCTATAAAAAGTATTATTTTCAATTTTGGATGGCTTGAATTTTTTAGATCATATCTGGTGTACATAAGAGTTATATATCACTTAATCATTAAATATATCTGTTGTCATGCTCTGAAGCATTTTAAATAAGTTATGATCATTCAATTTTAAAAATAAAGATCATTTAGTCACCTGTTGGCGAAAATACTGTACTATTACGAAGTATCCCTATGACTAATCTTTTTTTCAAGTATACACTAAAAATTTCATATCCCACCCATTATTAATCTCCTAAACCATAATAAATTAGAGAAAACAATGAATATATAGAATTCATAATATCTGGATTTTAGAGGAGGAATAACGGTAAAAAGCTATTACCATATTTTCAAGGAAATATTCGACAAATCTCCGCTGGGAATACTTCTTTATGATGAGGAAGGTGAACTGGTGGATATAAACCCGTCTGCTTTAAAATTAATAGGAATCCCTAAACTAAAGGACCTGCCCGAGATCAACCTATTTAATAATCCTATTATCCCCTGCAAAAAGGAAAAAATTAGGGAAAATGATGTAATTAACTTCCAGAGTCAATTGGACTTTGAAAAAATTCGTGATTTTTTTATTCCTGCTTCCCAGGATCTGTTATTAATCGAGGGAACAGTTTCAACCATGGATTCAGGGTATCTGGTCCAGATTCAGGAAGTCATCCCAGAAAAAACTGAAGAACTCAGTATAAGTGAAGAAAGATACCGGCGTTTTTTTGAGGATGACCTGACCGGGGATTTCATTGCCACTCCTGAAGGTGCAGTGATGGAGTGTAACCCTGCTTTTGCAGAAATTTATGGGTTTTCTAATCGTGAAAATGCTCTGGAAGCCAACATAGCAGATTTCAACCCTGATGACTGGGAAAATTTAATAAAAAACCTTGAAACCAACCCTAAAATCCAGGGCCACCAGACCACACACCAGAGGCCCGACGGGAGAAAGATCCATATTGTCAGTAATGTTGTAGCAATGTTCGATGATTCCGGTAAACTCATCCATGTTAAGGGCTATGTTTTTGATGACACAGAACGTAAAAAAGCTGAAGAAGCTTTAAAAAGAAGTGAAGAAAAATACAGGCGTCTTTTTAATGAAGATTTAACCGGAGATTTTATCGCCACTGTTGATGGGGAAATTCTGGAATGTAATCCTGCTTTTGCAGAGTTTTACGGTTTTGATGATATTAATGAGGTTGTTGGTTCATATATTTCCAAATTCAACCCGGTAGACTGGGATAAACTCATTAACCATCTCAAGAATGAATCTAAGATCCAGGATTACCAGAGCTGGCAAGAACTCCCTGATGGTAAT from Methanobacterium sp. Maddingley MBC34 carries:
- a CDS encoding putative membrane protein (PFAM: Predicted membrane protein (DUF2085)) produces the protein MKHDLKNEEFKFSNLICHRIPERTFKIRGHYFPVCSRCTGFYIGAFSYFILAYFVYVDYTVYLIFIAIIMLIPSFLDGFTQLIGLRLSNNGLRLLTGLIGGIGLAIIVKAIKWIIISG
- a CDS encoding PAS domain S-box (PFAM: PAS fold~TIGRFAM: PAS domain S-box) yields the protein MDINPSALKLIGIPKLKDLPEINLFNNPIIPCKKEKIRENDVINFQSQLDFEKIRDFFIPASQDLLLIEGTVSTMDSGYLVQIQEVIPEKTEELSISEERYRRFFEDDLTGDFIATPEGAVMECNPAFAEIYGFSNRENALEANIADFNPDDWENLIKNLETNPKIQGHQTTHQRPDGRKIHIVSNVVAMFDDSGKLIHVKGYVFDDTERKKAEEALKRSEEKYRRLFNEDLTGDFIATVDGEILECNPAFAEFYGFDDINEVVGSYISKFNPVDWDKLINHLKNESKIQDYQSWQELPDGNKIHVVASVVGIFNDSDELVQVKGYVFDDTERKEAEEALKQSEEKYHRLFDEDLTGDFIATVDGEILECNPAFAEIYGFDNIENALKWNISESNPFDWPYMVTRLKSEGKIMGFQSWQRRSDIMRIHVIANLVGIFNDSEELIQVKGYVFDDTERKQAEEKLESGKQQVTKILDSIQDGFMALNNFWNFIYVNRCAAEYLGVDADDLLGQNLWERFPEFIGTLYETRLRKAMGDKEIQHFEASEIGKNDHWFDVSVYPSDDGISVYWRDITQRKS